The DNA segment CATCCAAACGCGAAATTTCAGCAGCGAGCAAGGGGTATCTAACGACGACCCAGAAAACTGCGTCCCGACTCGTAACGCCCGTCTGCCTCGACGACGAGGACCCAGCAAAGAGTTTTTGATTCGGACAAATCGCGCGCAGAGTGAAAATTAACGTAAATTCGGCATAAATTCGGTTGTTGCCGAGCACGGCGAAATGTCATAGGCTTTTGACGCTGTAACCGAAGTGCTCGTGGATATAAATTTGAGATTTCGGTGAAATCTCGCTCGTCAGATCAAAACGGCGGCAAAATTTATAAATTTGAGCCTAAATTTAACCGCGCCGCGAAAACCGTAAATAAAAATAGGCCGATTTTGATAAAACGGCCACCGATCTCTTTGCCCTCACTAAAAAGCGAATTTTACGCGCAACCCGTATCTTAAACGTAAAATTTATAAATTTTACCGCCGCGACGAATTTAGCTCTCGGTCTGCAAATTTAACACGGCTTATCGACTTTTTCGCTCCAGGGTCGCTTTCGATGAGTTTAAATTTACTGTCAAATTTAGCTTCGGCACCGATGCAAACCGAAACAAACCCAAAAATTTCTAAATAAATTTAAAAGAAAGATTGCCGATAAAGCAAAAGACGAATTTTACAAATTTACCGTATTTTGCTCCGTCGGCGAATCCAAAAAGCGCTAAATTAAAGTCACGAGCAAGCGCGGCTCACAAAAAATTCGAGCTCGTCGATCGCAAAAGGTAGGCAAGCCAAAAATTATCCGTTTTCGCTGGCGGCGATCGCTTTAAAACCGAGCAACGCACAAAAACGGATAAAAATAAACCGTCGCAAAAATAAGATAGGTGAATTAATCAAGCATAAAGATGAGAAAAACCGTCTAGTGACGGCAGTTTTTGCAGTTTTTTACGGTCACTAGCACGTTCATCTTTTCGATGAGATTGCCTAGCTTTCTCTCCAGATTTTCCTTGTACTCGCTTAGCGCCTCGCAAAAATCATAGTCCTCCACGCGCCCGCAACTCTCGCATACGACGTGGATATGCGGGCGGCTAAATATGTCGTAGCGCACTTTTTGGTTGGGCATATTGACCTCGACGACAAGCCCTTCGTCCTTTAGCATATTTAGATTTTTATAGACCGTTGCGAGCGATACCGACGGATTTTCGGCGCAGATCTCGTCGTAGAGCTCGTCGATCGTCGGGTGCGTGTGGCTGTCGAGGATCTTTAGCACGCTGAGGCGTTGCGGGGTGGCTTTGAGGCCGCGATTTTTGAGAAGTTCCATATAGTTCATCGTTTTTCCTGATATTTTTCGCTAAATATACAAAAATTTTATTTAAAACTTCTTTATAGTTGATAATATAAATTATTATTTACTAAAATTTGTGTCATTTGTAGTCAAATTTATGCTTTTTGCGAGTTTAAGCGCTATACCTAAGGTAAAATTTAGACGTTTGGGCTCAAATTTACCCTGCCGAATTTAGTGTTTTGGGGCTTAAATTTGCAAGGCGATTTAAATTTGACGGTTTGCTCGCCGAATTTAAATAAAAAGCCGACTTTTAATGCGGCGTAAATTTTGCTATCGATCGTTGCAGTCGACCGCCGCTTATCATCGCTGCCGTAAAATTTATTTTCGTCGGTTGCGGCGATACCGCAGCGTTTTAGATACGGCTACGTTTTTGAAGCAAAGGTGTAAAAATAATTCGCATTTTTGAGTTTTCGCTAATTGCGATTTTAAATTTAAACAAGCTTCTATGCCTTGCCGCACGACTAAATTTACGAGCGAAGATTTACTTAAATTTTACCTTTTCGATAAAATCCGCATCCAATCAAGCATTGGCGCCAAATTTAAGCATTTTATAAACGGCAAAAACGAAAGTCTGTAATGTTTTTTAGCGATTTTAATCCTAGCCCGCAACGAGCAAAACAAACCTTAGCCCAAAAGCCTATCGCGGCCCAAATTTAACCTAAAATTCGCTCGCAAGCCAGCCCGTAAAAAAGATAAACGAAGATAAAAATAAATAAAACCGGCTTAACTCGCACAAATTTGCCTGTGCCGTTTAAGGCGCGGTAAATCAAAGTAAGAGCGGCGAGACCGAGTATAAAAAGGTTTGTTTCGCTCAAATTTTTCGCCTTTTCCGCCCGAATATGCTCGCTTAAACGCACAAAAACGCTTCAGCTCAAATTTAATCCGAAGACTTGGCTAAAATTTTATCGCAAATGCTCGCCGCATCGATACCAAGAGCCTTTTCGACATCCGCCGTAGCGCCGTGCGGGATAAAGGCGTCGTCAAACTCAAAGCTAACGATGCGCACGTCAAAAATGCGCCGCTCCTGTAAAAACGCAGCCAAAATCTCGCCTACGCCGCCCTTTTTTGCGGTATCGGAAAAGACGTACCAAATTTTATGCCTGCGGGCGATCTCTTGCAAAAGTTCGCTATCAAGCGGCTTAACAAATACTAGATCAATAAGGCTTGGGTCAAATTTACCGTCCGTTTTTTCCAGTAAAATTTTGCGCGCGGCATTTGCCTTGCCAACGGCGTTGCCGTAAGCGATAAAGGCCGCTTCGCCGCCGCCCTCGACCAAAATCTCGCCCTTGCCGAGCTTTAGCTCTCTCGCCTCAAATTCGCCCTGCGCCAGCGCAAAAGCTCCGCGCGGATAGCGAAAAGCGCAAGGCCCCTCGTGAGCGTAAGCATAGCGCATCGCGAGCCTAAAACTATCGGCGCAACGAGGCGCGAAAATCGTCAGATTCGGGATCAAATTTAGATAGCTCACGTCAAAAGCGCCCTGATGCGTCTCGCCGTCCTCGCCGACGATACCCGCGCGGTCCATCGCAAAGACGACGTTTAGATTCATGATCGCACAGTCGTGCACGACCTGGTCAAACGCCCGCTGCAAAAAGGTCGAATAAATCGCGATAAAGGGCTTAAAGCCTTCCTTCGCCATCGCGGCCATCGAGGCGACGGCGTGCTGCTCGGCGATCGCGACGTCCCAAAACCTATCGGGAAATCTCTCCATCAGAGCGTCTATACCCGTGCCCGTAGGCATCGCGGCGGTGACCCCGACGATATTTTCGTGTTCGCTCGCTAGCTCAAGCAAATTTTCCGCAAAAAGCGCAGTGGCCGATTTGGCGGCCGATTTTTTGATAGCCTCGCCGCTTTGCAGATCAAACGGGCTCACGCCGTGCCAGCTGGCTAGATGCCCCTCGGCCTTTTCATAACCCTTGCCCTTTAACGTCTGCGCGTGCACGACGACGGGCTTTTTCATACCTTTTGCGACGCTAAAAGCCTCAATGAGCGCCTTCACGTCGTGGCCGTTTACGGGGCCGATATACTCAAGCCCAAGCTCCTCGAAAAACATCCCGGGCGTAATCAGCCTAATGCCCTCCTCCATCCTGCGCGCCATATATGCGGCGCCGTCGGGCATATAGCTCAAAAATCGCTCGACGCGGCTTTTAAACTTCTGATACAGCGGCCCCGCCATCATCTGCGAGAGGTAGTTGCTAAAGGCGCCGATGGGCTTGCTGATACTCATTTCGTTGTCGTTTAGGATGACGACGCAAGGGTTTTTGATATCGCCCAGCTCGTTTAGCGCCTCGTATGCGATACCCGCGCTCATCGAGCCGTCGCCGATAAATGCCACAGGGATGCGATCCTCACCCTTTAGCTTGATCGCCTTTGACGCGCCCACTGCTAGCGAGATCGAGGTGGAGCTGTGTCCGGCGATAAAGTAGTCGTATTTGCTCTCGGAGGGCTTGGTGTAGCCGCTGATACCGCCGAATTTTCTAAGCGTGTCAAATTTATCCCAACGTCCGGTGATTAGCTTGTGCGCGTAGCTTTGGTGGCTAACGTCAAATATAAACGGATCTTTTGCGGCGTCGAAAACATAGTGCATCGCGACGATAAGCTCGACTGCGCCGATGTTTGAGCTCAGATGCCCGCCGTTTGCGCTGACGGTTTGTAAAATTTTATCCCGCAGCTTCCCGCAAAGCGCCTCGAGCTCTTCTGCGTTCATCGATTTTACGTCTATCATTACCTTATTATCTTTTTGATTTTTTCTAGTCTGGCTTCGATCGTGCCCTCGAGGTTGCCCGCGTCGCTTAGCACTATCGCTCCGCCCGCGCTGATGGCTTCGTCGGCGGAGATTTTGACGTTTTGCCCGGAGAAATTTTCTTTGATAAACTCATAATCCTTCGGATTTACTTTTATCTGCACCTCTTTAGCGTCTTTTATCTCGCTAAAAAGCTCCTTGCAAATAGCCGCAGCGATGTTTGCCGAATTTAGCGAAATCTCCTTTTTCACGACCTCTTTTGCGATCTCGACTGCGGTGGCGGGTAGCTGCGCTTCGCTAGACGCGATGAGGTTTTCAAATTTAGCCGCTTGCTCCTCTAGCTTATTTATCGAGCCGAGATATCTGCTCTCAAGCGCCCTTAGCTCCTCGTCAAATTTAGCCGCCGCCTCATCTGCGCCCTGCTTTATGCCGTCCTCTTTGGCGCGCCGGGTTTCGCTCTCTAGGCGTTTGGCGAATTCGTTTTCTTGATTTTCGATTTGCATTTGCAGCTTTATCATACTGCCGCTCATCTCGTCGGTACGCTTTAGCAGCTCTTCGATGAAGCTTGATTCGGACTTCAAATGCGCGCCTTGCTCTTTTTCTTCGCTTAAATTTGAGCTATCTTGCTCGCCGTTTAAGACGCGCTCTTGGTGATGCTCCGGCACGCGGCGAGGCTCGCTCTCTTGTGAAACGTGCGTCTCTTCGCTTCTTTTTTCCTGACCTAAAATTTTAAACCGATAGTTTTCTACGAAGTGCTCTTTTGAGCGCTCGTTTGTTATTACGCTGCTTTTCATTCTATCATCTCATCGGCTTCGCCTATTTGGAATGCCCCGCCCTCGGCTAGGGCTTGGACCTGCTCTACTATGCGGCGCTGCGCCTCTTCGACGTCTTTTACGCGCACCGCGCCCAAAAACTGCATCTCCTCTTTAAACGCTTCGCTGGCGCGCTGAGACATACTGGAGAGGAATTTCTCCTTGAGCGCGTCGCCGCTGCCTTTTAGCGCGACCATGAGGTCTTTTTTATCGACGTTTTTAAGTATCTCGCGGATGGCAGCTTGGTTAAGGGTGTTGATATCCTCAAATGTAAACATAAGCTCTTTGATCGTCGTAGCGAGCTTGTCATCGACGTCTTCGATGTATTCGATCGTGGCTTTTGACGCTTTTTGACCGAGGCGATTTAGCACCTCCGCCACGGCTCTTGGTCCGCCGACTTCGACCTTGTAGGACGTGAGGCTCTCTAGCTTGCCCTCGAGTACCGTTGAAACGCGCTTGATGATAGAGGGGCTGATGTCGCCTAAATTTGCCATCCTCACGACGACCTCGCTTCTAAGTTCGTCGTTAAAATACGAAAGCGTCTCAGCTGCGCTGGTCGAGTCCATATGCGCCAAAATAAGCGCGATAGTCTGAGGGTGCTCGGTCATAATAAAATCCGCAAGCTGCTGAGGCTTGACCTTGGTAAGATATCCGAAACTCTTTGAGCTCTCCATACTTTTTGCGAGTTTATCGAGGATCTTTTGCGCGGTTTCCGGACCGAAGGTGCGATATAAAATTTCTTTCGCGTATTCTAAACCGCCGCTTCTCATATATTGGTTTGACTGCATGAGAGCGTAAAATTCTTCCAAAATAGCGGCCGCTACGCTTTTATCCATACTCTTTGCGGTGGCTATATAGCGCGAAATTTCGGTTATGACGTCCACTTCCATATGCGAAAAAAGCAGAGTCGTGACATCTTCGCCCAGCTGGATAAGCAAAATAGCGACCTTTTCGGGCATCGAAAGGTCGTCATACATCATCTTTTGCTGTTCGTTTAGCTTTGTTGCCATTAAAAGTCCTTACGGTTGCTAAAATCCGAATCGTTTTTGACCAAGTCCTGAAGCAGCACGGCGATCTCGTCGCTACGCTCTTGTGCGATTAGCTTCATCTTTTCCAGCAATACGTCGTAGCGCAGATCGTCTTCGTTAAAGTTATCGCCGATACCCAGCTGTTCCTCAACCTTTTTCCTGGCGGCTTGGAATTTCTCCAGCGTATCTTCGCTATCGCCCAGCTGGTCGTCGCTATCCGGGAGTTCAGGCTCTTCTTCTTTGATATCTTCAAGCATCTTGGCCATAAACGGCACGATGACTTTTTTGTAGAAGATATAGAGTAAAACCGCGGCAAAAAGGTATTTTAGGATCGGTAAAAACGGCACTACGTAAAGCTCGAAAAACGAATTTACCTTGCTGGCAGGAGTTTGTCCGTCTTGACGCTGGAACTCAAAGTTGCTCACCGTGATCTCATCGCCTCTGTTTTGATCAAAGCAGATGGCTTGACGAATGAGCGCGTCTATACGCGCGAGTTGATTTTCATCAAGCGGTACGTAGGCGATCTCTTTGGTCGGATTTCCGTTCTCGTCCTTTTTATTTTCGTATTTTCCGTCCACGACGACCGCGGCGCTTAGGCGTTTTATCTTGGCAAACTGATCCTTGACGCGCTCGACTTTTTTTGATATCTCGTAGTTTGTCGTAGACGAGCTTTTCGAGTAGAGCTCTTTCATTTTATTATCTTGCAGGCCTTCGACCGGACCGATATTACTCACGGCTCCCGGCACTCCTTGCACTTCGGCTTCTTTGCTGCCTTGGCGCTTTTCTTCGATATTTTGCTCGCTTCTAGCCACGGAGTTTGGATCAAAACTCTCGCTTTGGCTATCTTTTCTGGCAAAGTCGAAATCTATGGTGACCTTTGCCACGACCTTATCCGCTCCGCCCACGATAGGCGATAGGACGTTTATGATCTTTTCTTCGAGATTGTGCTCGGCGTCGCGTTTATAGCGGATCTGTTGAGTGATCTGATCGCTATCGTATTCGCCGTCCTCCTCGCCAAGCGGCACTCCGTCCTGGCTTACGATTTTTACTTGCTCGGGTTTTAAATTTGCCACCGCGGCGGCGACTAAATTTTTAATGCCCGCGATTTGTTTTAAATTTAAGCTCTGTCCGTCTTTTAAATTAAGCACGATAGACGCACTTGGCGGCGTAGCTCGCTCGGTAAAAAGCGTTTCTTTGGGTATCGCGATGCGCACGATGGCTTTATTTATCGGCGCTAGACTTTCGATCGTGCGGGCTAGCTCGCCCTCGAGCGCACGCTGAAATTTGACCTTTTGCTCGGCGTCTGTAGCGCCGAATTCTTGCTTATCGAAAATCTCAAATCCGACCTTGCCGTCCTTTAAAATACCAAGCGACGCGATCGAAATCCTCTCGCGGTAAACGTCCGAGTTTGGCACTAAAATCGTGCCCTCGTTTAAAATTTTATATTTTACTTTATCTTTTTCAAGTTGCTGGATTATCAGCGCAGAGTCCGCGGCGGAGGTGTTTTCAAAAAGGACGCTATATCCGTCGTAGCCTTCGTTTGAGCTTTTATAAATGCTCAAAAATACCAAAAACCCGACCACGAGCACGATCGAGCCCGCGGCGACTAGACGCTGCCTTAGCGAGAGGTTGTGATAGACCTGGCCGATTTGCTGAACTGCGGTTTTAAAATCCATTTATTTTAAATTTTCCTCGATTTGTTTTAAAACTACGTCGTTTTGACTAGGCAAACCGATCGTTATACGGATCGCGTTTAGTCCGTAGCCTTTTAGATCACGTAAAATTATACCTTTTTTTAACAGATTTTGAGCAATCTCGCTTGCATTTTGACGCTCAAATTCAAAAACGATAAAATTCGTAAAGCTAGGCAGGCGCTTTATATCGTGAAGATCGGCGAATTTTTCGTATTTTTTCATCTCTTTAAAATTCGTCTCAAGCGTCATTTTTACGAATTCTTCGTCTTTTAGCGCTTCTATGGCCGCTTTTAAGCTAAGCGTCGTTATATTAAACGGCGCCCTTAGTTTTCCCAGCTCATTCATCACGCTTTCTTCACCGATGCCGTATCCCACGCGCATACCGCCGAGGCCGTAAGCCTTAGAAAACGTGCCTAGATATATCGCGTTTGGA comes from the Campylobacter rectus genome and includes:
- a CDS encoding Fur family transcriptional regulator, with translation MNYMELLKNRGLKATPQRLSVLKILDSHTHPTIDELYDEICAENPSVSLATVYKNLNMLKDEGLVVEVNMPNQKVRYDIFSRPHIHVVCESCGRVEDYDFCEALSEYKENLERKLGNLIEKMNVLVTVKNCKNCRH
- the dxs gene encoding 1-deoxy-D-xylulose-5-phosphate synthase, whose product is MDVKSMNAEELEALCGKLRDKILQTVSANGGHLSSNIGAVELIVAMHYVFDAAKDPFIFDVSHQSYAHKLITGRWDKFDTLRKFGGISGYTKPSESKYDYFIAGHSSTSISLAVGASKAIKLKGEDRIPVAFIGDGSMSAGIAYEALNELGDIKNPCVVILNDNEMSISKPIGAFSNYLSQMMAGPLYQKFKSRVERFLSYMPDGAAYMARRMEEGIRLITPGMFFEELGLEYIGPVNGHDVKALIEAFSVAKGMKKPVVVHAQTLKGKGYEKAEGHLASWHGVSPFDLQSGEAIKKSAAKSATALFAENLLELASEHENIVGVTAAMPTGTGIDALMERFPDRFWDVAIAEQHAVASMAAMAKEGFKPFIAIYSTFLQRAFDQVVHDCAIMNLNVVFAMDRAGIVGEDGETHQGAFDVSYLNLIPNLTIFAPRCADSFRLAMRYAYAHEGPCAFRYPRGAFALAQGEFEARELKLGKGEILVEGGGEAAFIAYGNAVGKANAARKILLEKTDGKFDPSLIDLVFVKPLDSELLQEIARRHKIWYVFSDTAKKGGVGEILAAFLQERRIFDVRIVSFEFDDAFIPHGATADVEKALGIDAASICDKILAKSSD
- the fliH gene encoding flagellar assembly protein FliH yields the protein MKSSVITNERSKEHFVENYRFKILGQEKRSEETHVSQESEPRRVPEHHQERVLNGEQDSSNLSEEKEQGAHLKSESSFIEELLKRTDEMSGSMIKLQMQIENQENEFAKRLESETRRAKEDGIKQGADEAAAKFDEELRALESRYLGSINKLEEQAAKFENLIASSEAQLPATAVEIAKEVVKKEISLNSANIAAAICKELFSEIKDAKEVQIKVNPKDYEFIKENFSGQNVKISADEAISAGGAIVLSDAGNLEGTIEARLEKIKKIIR
- the fliG gene encoding flagellar motor switch protein FliG produces the protein MATKLNEQQKMMYDDLSMPEKVAILLIQLGEDVTTLLFSHMEVDVITEISRYIATAKSMDKSVAAAILEEFYALMQSNQYMRSGGLEYAKEILYRTFGPETAQKILDKLAKSMESSKSFGYLTKVKPQQLADFIMTEHPQTIALILAHMDSTSAAETLSYFNDELRSEVVVRMANLGDISPSIIKRVSTVLEGKLESLTSYKVEVGGPRAVAEVLNRLGQKASKATIEYIEDVDDKLATTIKELMFTFEDINTLNQAAIREILKNVDKKDLMVALKGSGDALKEKFLSSMSQRASEAFKEEMQFLGAVRVKDVEEAQRRIVEQVQALAEGGAFQIGEADEMIE
- the fliF gene encoding flagellar basal-body MS-ring/collar protein FliF — protein: MDFKTAVQQIGQVYHNLSLRQRLVAAGSIVLVVGFLVFLSIYKSSNEGYDGYSVLFENTSAADSALIIQQLEKDKVKYKILNEGTILVPNSDVYRERISIASLGILKDGKVGFEIFDKQEFGATDAEQKVKFQRALEGELARTIESLAPINKAIVRIAIPKETLFTERATPPSASIVLNLKDGQSLNLKQIAGIKNLVAAAVANLKPEQVKIVSQDGVPLGEEDGEYDSDQITQQIRYKRDAEHNLEEKIINVLSPIVGGADKVVAKVTIDFDFARKDSQSESFDPNSVARSEQNIEEKRQGSKEAEVQGVPGAVSNIGPVEGLQDNKMKELYSKSSSTTNYEISKKVERVKDQFAKIKRLSAAVVVDGKYENKKDENGNPTKEIAYVPLDENQLARIDALIRQAICFDQNRGDEITVSNFEFQRQDGQTPASKVNSFFELYVVPFLPILKYLFAAVLLYIFYKKVIVPFMAKMLEDIKEEEPELPDSDDQLGDSEDTLEKFQAARKKVEEQLGIGDNFNEDDLRYDVLLEKMKLIAQERSDEIAVLLQDLVKNDSDFSNRKDF